In the genome of Apostichopus japonicus isolate 1M-3 chromosome 15, ASM3797524v1, whole genome shotgun sequence, one region contains:
- the LOC139980626 gene encoding uncharacterized protein isoform X1, translating to MELRGKTKSFICVLISSLVLTVLFHTSGRNLHSYIPNSFQLQLQTYLSENVSESWIDTEQQGDFFGYNTDVRHTEDDTLRMKPFKPLPVYQRKTVSNITDLSINKAFYEKPFTRNLSKCISTPNTGPIRRNIDIVARTKTESKCEVFGEGLLHASVGIEAKITIKVDLSLNKTIHTKHFFSILAVGEQHIFAISPSSVRRDHFEVHFSYTPTIPGNYQLYVEEISRSSQKQLPGSPFTLIINGSAIDVNERVKEANRLPSCQTIQQHDPSWLDGDWVTRDLAGDERGTLRSGWVLQPRRCSFDIFTTDDLERASLSSVSSTIVVLGRSTERGIFLSLIDLALRTKEKTNLKDSVLWRCWGMEEVRIGNLRLIYQDFRIEGASMKHMNDSTHINITCHNDTKVSDNNDFFGDAIGFFQETLFTEKIQPDVVIMVVLNDLQLEILEKTIPPLWNGTFYALNGFKAHEGSLYTPNGKETDTESANGFTLDKRIRNLNGFKLATPWRHTTEEAPFIMKSMHWHKPCNDMNGKIRVCSNPTEMIAQILLGIAIAPDGKDAWLVSLKNCESTTRNVSRKIRFCHDCPKSLFPWHIKRVPNLKCTTLKGSLPNVAKKDQQAWKGSLCPKHCMASNPVGKYDTQSGSVDVRICTILKIDDTL from the exons ATGGAACTGCGTGGTAAAACAAAAAGTTTCATATGCGTCCTAATATCGTCCTTAGTGCTAACCGTGCTCTTTCACACTTCCGGAAGAAATCTCCATAGCTATATACCTAATAGTTTTCAATTGCAGCTTCAAACGTACTTATCAGAAAATGTATCGGAAAGTTGGATCGACACCGAACAACAAG GTGATTTCTTCGGTTACAACACCGATGTCAGACACACAGAGGATGATACCCTTAGAATGAAACCATTCAAGCCCTTGCCGGTTTATCAAAGGAAGACAGTTTCAAACATAACTGATTTATCAATTAATAAAGCCTTTTACGAGAAACCTTTTACGAGAAACCTGTCCAAGTGCATTTCAACACCGAATACCGGACCGATACGTAGGAATATAGATATTGTTGCTCGTACGAAAACAGAAAGTAAATGTGAAGTATTTGGTGAAGGACTGCTACATGCTTCTGTTGGAATTGAAGCCAAAATTACAATAAAAGTAGATTtatcattaaacaaaacaattcatacaaaacatttctttaGTATTTTGGCTGTCGGGGAACAACACATCTTTGCTATATCACCTTCAAGTGTTAGAAGAGATCACTTTGAAGTACATTTTAGTTACACACCAACTATACCAGGTAATTATCAATTGTACGTCGAGGAGATTTCACGTTCAAGCCAGAAACAACTTCCTGGGAGCCCATTTACGTTGATTATTAATGGGTCAGCCATAGATGTCAATGAAAGAGTTAAAGAAGCCAACAGGCTTCCATCTTGTCAAACCATTCAGCAACACGATCCATCTTGGTTAGATGGGGACTGGGTAACGCGAGACCTTGCTGGAGATGAACGTGGCACGTTGAGGAGTGGTTGGGTCCTACAACCTAGGAGATGTAGTTTCGACATATTTACGACTGATGACCTTGAGAGAGCTTCGTTGTCATCAGTGTCAAGTACCATCGTTGTTCTTGGCAGATCTACCGAGAGGGGTATATTTTTATCTTTAATAGACTTGGCGCTAAGGACGAAAGAGAAGACAAATCTCAAGGATTCAGTCCTCTGGAGATGCTGGGGTATGGAGGAAGTTCGAATCGGTAATCTAAGGTTGATATATCAGGACTTCAGAATTGAGGGCGCCAGTATGAAGCACATGAATGATAGCACACATATAAACATAACATGTCACAATGACACGAAAGTAAGTGATAACAACGACTTCTTCGGGGATGCCATTGGATTCTTTCAAGAAACTTTATTCACAGAAAAAATTCAACCGGATGTTGTAATAATGGTCGTGTTAAATGATCTCCAGTTAGAGATACTGGAAAAAACAATTCCACCACTTTGGAATGGAACGTTCTACGCATTGAATGGATTCAAAGCTCACGAAGGTTCGTTGTATACACCGAATGGAAAAGAGACTGACACAGAAAGCGCAAATGGTTTTACCCTAGATAAACGTATAAGAAATTTGAACGGTTTTAAGTTGGCAACACCTTGGAGGCACACAACTGAAGAAGCACCATTCATAATGAAGTCGATGCACTGGCATAAACCCTGCAATGACATGAACGGAAAGATTAGGGTATGCAGTAACCCAACAGAAATGATTGCTCAAATTCTTCTCGGCATTGCAATCGCACCAGATGGAAAGGACGCTTGGCTAGTTTCATTGAAAAACTGTGAATCAACTACTAGAAACGTTAGTCGAAAGATCCGATTTTGTCACGACTGTCCAAAATCACTTTTTCCTTGGCATATCAAACGAGTTCCCAATTTAAAATGTACTACTTTGAAAGGATCACTGCCAAATGTGGCCAAGAAGGATCAACAAGCATGGAAAGGGTCACTTTGTCCAAAGCATTGTATGGCGAGTAATCCAGTAGGCAAGTATGACACTCAGTCAGGGAGCGTTGATGTCAGAATTTGCACAATATTGAAGATAGATGATACTCTGTAA
- the LOC139980626 gene encoding uncharacterized protein isoform X4, whose product MKPFKPLPVYQRKTVSNITDLSINKAFYEKPFTRNLSKCISTPNTGPIRRNIDIVARTKTESKCEVFGEGLLHASVGIEAKITIKVDLSLNKTIHTKHFFSILAVGEQHIFAISPSSVRRDHFEVHFSYTPTIPGNYQLYVEEISRSSQKQLPGSPFTLIINGSAIDVNERVKEANRLPSCQTIQQHDPSWLDGDWVTRDLAGDERGTLRSGWVLQPRRCSFDIFTTDDLERASLSSVSSTIVVLGRSTERGIFLSLIDLALRTKEKTNLKDSVLWRCWGMEEVRIGNLRLIYQDFRIEGASMKHMNDSTHINITCHNDTKVSDNNDFFGDAIGFFQETLFTEKIQPDVVIMVVLNDLQLEILEKTIPPLWNGTFYALNGFKAHEGSLYTPNGKETDTESANGFTLDKRIRNLNGFKLATPWRHTTEEAPFIMKSMHWHKPCNDMNGKIRVCSNPTEMIAQILLGIAIAPDGKDAWLVSLKNCESTTRNVSRKIRFCHDCPKSLFPWHIKRVPNLKCTTLKGSLPNVAKKDQQAWKGSLCPKHCMASNPVGKYDTQSGSVDVRICTILKIDDTL is encoded by the coding sequence ATGAAACCATTCAAGCCCTTGCCGGTTTATCAAAGGAAGACAGTTTCAAACATAACTGATTTATCAATTAATAAAGCCTTTTACGAGAAACCTTTTACGAGAAACCTGTCCAAGTGCATTTCAACACCGAATACCGGACCGATACGTAGGAATATAGATATTGTTGCTCGTACGAAAACAGAAAGTAAATGTGAAGTATTTGGTGAAGGACTGCTACATGCTTCTGTTGGAATTGAAGCCAAAATTACAATAAAAGTAGATTtatcattaaacaaaacaattcatacaaaacatttctttaGTATTTTGGCTGTCGGGGAACAACACATCTTTGCTATATCACCTTCAAGTGTTAGAAGAGATCACTTTGAAGTACATTTTAGTTACACACCAACTATACCAGGTAATTATCAATTGTACGTCGAGGAGATTTCACGTTCAAGCCAGAAACAACTTCCTGGGAGCCCATTTACGTTGATTATTAATGGGTCAGCCATAGATGTCAATGAAAGAGTTAAAGAAGCCAACAGGCTTCCATCTTGTCAAACCATTCAGCAACACGATCCATCTTGGTTAGATGGGGACTGGGTAACGCGAGACCTTGCTGGAGATGAACGTGGCACGTTGAGGAGTGGTTGGGTCCTACAACCTAGGAGATGTAGTTTCGACATATTTACGACTGATGACCTTGAGAGAGCTTCGTTGTCATCAGTGTCAAGTACCATCGTTGTTCTTGGCAGATCTACCGAGAGGGGTATATTTTTATCTTTAATAGACTTGGCGCTAAGGACGAAAGAGAAGACAAATCTCAAGGATTCAGTCCTCTGGAGATGCTGGGGTATGGAGGAAGTTCGAATCGGTAATCTAAGGTTGATATATCAGGACTTCAGAATTGAGGGCGCCAGTATGAAGCACATGAATGATAGCACACATATAAACATAACATGTCACAATGACACGAAAGTAAGTGATAACAACGACTTCTTCGGGGATGCCATTGGATTCTTTCAAGAAACTTTATTCACAGAAAAAATTCAACCGGATGTTGTAATAATGGTCGTGTTAAATGATCTCCAGTTAGAGATACTGGAAAAAACAATTCCACCACTTTGGAATGGAACGTTCTACGCATTGAATGGATTCAAAGCTCACGAAGGTTCGTTGTATACACCGAATGGAAAAGAGACTGACACAGAAAGCGCAAATGGTTTTACCCTAGATAAACGTATAAGAAATTTGAACGGTTTTAAGTTGGCAACACCTTGGAGGCACACAACTGAAGAAGCACCATTCATAATGAAGTCGATGCACTGGCATAAACCCTGCAATGACATGAACGGAAAGATTAGGGTATGCAGTAACCCAACAGAAATGATTGCTCAAATTCTTCTCGGCATTGCAATCGCACCAGATGGAAAGGACGCTTGGCTAGTTTCATTGAAAAACTGTGAATCAACTACTAGAAACGTTAGTCGAAAGATCCGATTTTGTCACGACTGTCCAAAATCACTTTTTCCTTGGCATATCAAACGAGTTCCCAATTTAAAATGTACTACTTTGAAAGGATCACTGCCAAATGTGGCCAAGAAGGATCAACAAGCATGGAAAGGGTCACTTTGTCCAAAGCATTGTATGGCGAGTAATCCAGTAGGCAAGTATGACACTCAGTCAGGGAGCGTTGATGTCAGAATTTGCACAATATTGAAGATAGATGATACTCTGTAA
- the LOC139980629 gene encoding uncharacterized protein, with the protein MQCQTGRDSADMLTSAVKPQGERIGGQAVQNWLDSSSTASDTDTDRDTVIISDIERVCWNSVPDIKDEQLRRLLAKLEAAGVLTTDDLEYIREDDILGIVTPIQARKLIKGFKKDESSSNADSSPSSSGQSRTASRWQPKEVTLSLSPVEGRKSAPSKAIDLDMMLSRIPRKTIHFLERNERLPPRIRKEFVRLVVDNIIDCKGATYPRTSELRLYASQIVSKYKTLGDHLDGVVVGTGYESLLKQFVNRVDNLGRSVVQGSLKRKALAGCKSPKERLADQYGCVSWQPESLPEGESGESQRKIMNELKSLWESGTGKTKDVKNKMVHTYATQRKDINEKDCVLTDIIENWPFLFEEYLLAHFKKLMGIDIMEKMSSNFEHRVPKLYRYFQQVAKPKIEATHEKIQDAVDKKEDNSPQVMGLLMLLSEHLGEDLGEHVKSTDKEKSADTCIEAMDLQGPVVLVAHGKVLTATLFSLAIGGKETTKVNNPLSGVCVWFAAYYVFNLQYPEKAPALLEFIQRIFLGINPDCGTKRQKMKGKKSAVNPVVLKLAGEMSNFENDWAL; encoded by the exons ATGCAGTGTCAAACAG GTCGAGACTCTGCAGATATGCTGACTAGTGCAGTCAAGCCTCAAGGAGAAAGGATTGGTGGACAAGCAGTGCaaaactg GCTAGACAGTTCCAGCACGGCTTCTGACACTGATACTGATAGAGATACTGTAATTATATCAGACATAGAGAGAGTGTGCTGGAATAGTGTACCTGACATAAAGGACGAGCAATTAAGAAGACTCTTGGCAAAATTAGAGGCAGCTGGTGTATTGACTACAGATGATCTGGAGTACATCAGAGAAGATGATATTTTGGGCATTGTCACACCCATCCAAGCAAGAAAACTGATCAAAGGATTTAAAAAAG ATGAAAGCTCATCAAATGCAGACTCATCACCATCGAGTAGTGGCCAGAGCCGCACTGCTAGCCGCTGGCAACCAAAGGAAGTGACGCTGTCTCTATCACCAG TTGAAGGAAGAAAGTCTGCCCCAAGTAAGGCAATAGATTTGGATATGATGTTGAGTAGAATTCCaagaaaaacaatacattttttGGAGAGAAATGAAAGACTCCCTCCAAGAATTCGTAAAGAATTTGTGCGACTAGTGGTAGATAACATTATTGACTGCAAAGGAGCTACATACCCTAGAACAAGTGAGTTGCGTTTATATGCCAGCCAAATAGTCAGCAAGTATAAAACACTTGGAGACCATCTTGATGGAGTGGTAGTTGGAACAGGATACGAGAGCTTACTGAAACAATTCGTCAATCGAGTGGACAATCTTGGGAGATCTGTTGTTCAGGGATCACTGAAAAGAAAAGCATTGGCAGGATGCAAAAGTCCCAAAGAGAGACTAGCAGACCAGTACGGGTGTGTAAGTTGGCAGCCTGAGTCTTTGCCGGAGGGTGAATCGGGGGAATCTCAAAGAAAGATTATGAATGAGCTGAAAAGCCTGTGGGAGTCTGGGACTGGAAAAACAAAGGATGTAAAGAACAAAATGGTACACACATATGCTACACAAAGAAAGGACATTAATGAAAAAGACTGTGTTCTGACAGATATCATAGAAAACTGGCCTTTTTTGTTTGAGGAGTACTTGCTGGCTCACTTCAAGAAACTTATGGGAATTGACATCATGGAAAAAATGTCATCTAACTTTGAGCATAGAGTTCCAAAGCTTTACAGATACTTTCAACAAGTAGCCAAGCCAAAGATTGAAGCAACCCACGAAAAGATACAAGATGCGGTTGACAAGAAAGAAGACAATAGCCCTCAAGTAATGGGACTGCTAATGCTTCTGAGCGAGCACTTAGGAGAGGATCTGGGAGAGCACGTAAAGAGTACTGACAAG GAAAAGAGTGCTGACACATGCATTGAGGCCATGGACTTGCAAGGCCCTGTTGTTCTGGTTGCACATG ggAAAGTACTGACAGCAACTTTGTTTTCTCTCGCCATTGGAGGAAAAGAAACGACTAAAGTAAACAATCCTCTATCCGGTGTGTGCGTATGGTTTGCAGCTTATTATGTCTTCAACCTACAATATCCAGAAAAGGCGCCGGCGCTCTTGGAATTTATCCAACG
- the LOC139980626 gene encoding uncharacterized protein isoform X2: protein MFSFIPSYDVVLKRFLTWEYRRQSTTIGKFGDFFGYNTDVRHTEDDTLRMKPFKPLPVYQRKTVSNITDLSINKAFYEKPFTRNLSKCISTPNTGPIRRNIDIVARTKTESKCEVFGEGLLHASVGIEAKITIKVDLSLNKTIHTKHFFSILAVGEQHIFAISPSSVRRDHFEVHFSYTPTIPGNYQLYVEEISRSSQKQLPGSPFTLIINGSAIDVNERVKEANRLPSCQTIQQHDPSWLDGDWVTRDLAGDERGTLRSGWVLQPRRCSFDIFTTDDLERASLSSVSSTIVVLGRSTERGIFLSLIDLALRTKEKTNLKDSVLWRCWGMEEVRIGNLRLIYQDFRIEGASMKHMNDSTHINITCHNDTKVSDNNDFFGDAIGFFQETLFTEKIQPDVVIMVVLNDLQLEILEKTIPPLWNGTFYALNGFKAHEGSLYTPNGKETDTESANGFTLDKRIRNLNGFKLATPWRHTTEEAPFIMKSMHWHKPCNDMNGKIRVCSNPTEMIAQILLGIAIAPDGKDAWLVSLKNCESTTRNVSRKIRFCHDCPKSLFPWHIKRVPNLKCTTLKGSLPNVAKKDQQAWKGSLCPKHCMASNPVGKYDTQSGSVDVRICTILKIDDTL from the exons ATGTTCAGCTTTATACCATCATACGATGTTGTGCTGAAAAGATTTTTAACTTGGGAGTACAGGAGACAATCGACTACGATTGGAAAATTTG GTGATTTCTTCGGTTACAACACCGATGTCAGACACACAGAGGATGATACCCTTAGAATGAAACCATTCAAGCCCTTGCCGGTTTATCAAAGGAAGACAGTTTCAAACATAACTGATTTATCAATTAATAAAGCCTTTTACGAGAAACCTTTTACGAGAAACCTGTCCAAGTGCATTTCAACACCGAATACCGGACCGATACGTAGGAATATAGATATTGTTGCTCGTACGAAAACAGAAAGTAAATGTGAAGTATTTGGTGAAGGACTGCTACATGCTTCTGTTGGAATTGAAGCCAAAATTACAATAAAAGTAGATTtatcattaaacaaaacaattcatacaaaacatttctttaGTATTTTGGCTGTCGGGGAACAACACATCTTTGCTATATCACCTTCAAGTGTTAGAAGAGATCACTTTGAAGTACATTTTAGTTACACACCAACTATACCAGGTAATTATCAATTGTACGTCGAGGAGATTTCACGTTCAAGCCAGAAACAACTTCCTGGGAGCCCATTTACGTTGATTATTAATGGGTCAGCCATAGATGTCAATGAAAGAGTTAAAGAAGCCAACAGGCTTCCATCTTGTCAAACCATTCAGCAACACGATCCATCTTGGTTAGATGGGGACTGGGTAACGCGAGACCTTGCTGGAGATGAACGTGGCACGTTGAGGAGTGGTTGGGTCCTACAACCTAGGAGATGTAGTTTCGACATATTTACGACTGATGACCTTGAGAGAGCTTCGTTGTCATCAGTGTCAAGTACCATCGTTGTTCTTGGCAGATCTACCGAGAGGGGTATATTTTTATCTTTAATAGACTTGGCGCTAAGGACGAAAGAGAAGACAAATCTCAAGGATTCAGTCCTCTGGAGATGCTGGGGTATGGAGGAAGTTCGAATCGGTAATCTAAGGTTGATATATCAGGACTTCAGAATTGAGGGCGCCAGTATGAAGCACATGAATGATAGCACACATATAAACATAACATGTCACAATGACACGAAAGTAAGTGATAACAACGACTTCTTCGGGGATGCCATTGGATTCTTTCAAGAAACTTTATTCACAGAAAAAATTCAACCGGATGTTGTAATAATGGTCGTGTTAAATGATCTCCAGTTAGAGATACTGGAAAAAACAATTCCACCACTTTGGAATGGAACGTTCTACGCATTGAATGGATTCAAAGCTCACGAAGGTTCGTTGTATACACCGAATGGAAAAGAGACTGACACAGAAAGCGCAAATGGTTTTACCCTAGATAAACGTATAAGAAATTTGAACGGTTTTAAGTTGGCAACACCTTGGAGGCACACAACTGAAGAAGCACCATTCATAATGAAGTCGATGCACTGGCATAAACCCTGCAATGACATGAACGGAAAGATTAGGGTATGCAGTAACCCAACAGAAATGATTGCTCAAATTCTTCTCGGCATTGCAATCGCACCAGATGGAAAGGACGCTTGGCTAGTTTCATTGAAAAACTGTGAATCAACTACTAGAAACGTTAGTCGAAAGATCCGATTTTGTCACGACTGTCCAAAATCACTTTTTCCTTGGCATATCAAACGAGTTCCCAATTTAAAATGTACTACTTTGAAAGGATCACTGCCAAATGTGGCCAAGAAGGATCAACAAGCATGGAAAGGGTCACTTTGTCCAAAGCATTGTATGGCGAGTAATCCAGTAGGCAAGTATGACACTCAGTCAGGGAGCGTTGATGTCAGAATTTGCACAATATTGAAGATAGATGATACTCTGTAA
- the LOC139980626 gene encoding uncharacterized protein isoform X3 gives MIHVCDTLLQGDFFGYNTDVRHTEDDTLRMKPFKPLPVYQRKTVSNITDLSINKAFYEKPFTRNLSKCISTPNTGPIRRNIDIVARTKTESKCEVFGEGLLHASVGIEAKITIKVDLSLNKTIHTKHFFSILAVGEQHIFAISPSSVRRDHFEVHFSYTPTIPGNYQLYVEEISRSSQKQLPGSPFTLIINGSAIDVNERVKEANRLPSCQTIQQHDPSWLDGDWVTRDLAGDERGTLRSGWVLQPRRCSFDIFTTDDLERASLSSVSSTIVVLGRSTERGIFLSLIDLALRTKEKTNLKDSVLWRCWGMEEVRIGNLRLIYQDFRIEGASMKHMNDSTHINITCHNDTKVSDNNDFFGDAIGFFQETLFTEKIQPDVVIMVVLNDLQLEILEKTIPPLWNGTFYALNGFKAHEGSLYTPNGKETDTESANGFTLDKRIRNLNGFKLATPWRHTTEEAPFIMKSMHWHKPCNDMNGKIRVCSNPTEMIAQILLGIAIAPDGKDAWLVSLKNCESTTRNVSRKIRFCHDCPKSLFPWHIKRVPNLKCTTLKGSLPNVAKKDQQAWKGSLCPKHCMASNPVGKYDTQSGSVDVRICTILKIDDTL, from the exons ATGATTCACGTGTGCGATACACTCCTTCAAG GTGATTTCTTCGGTTACAACACCGATGTCAGACACACAGAGGATGATACCCTTAGAATGAAACCATTCAAGCCCTTGCCGGTTTATCAAAGGAAGACAGTTTCAAACATAACTGATTTATCAATTAATAAAGCCTTTTACGAGAAACCTTTTACGAGAAACCTGTCCAAGTGCATTTCAACACCGAATACCGGACCGATACGTAGGAATATAGATATTGTTGCTCGTACGAAAACAGAAAGTAAATGTGAAGTATTTGGTGAAGGACTGCTACATGCTTCTGTTGGAATTGAAGCCAAAATTACAATAAAAGTAGATTtatcattaaacaaaacaattcatacaaaacatttctttaGTATTTTGGCTGTCGGGGAACAACACATCTTTGCTATATCACCTTCAAGTGTTAGAAGAGATCACTTTGAAGTACATTTTAGTTACACACCAACTATACCAGGTAATTATCAATTGTACGTCGAGGAGATTTCACGTTCAAGCCAGAAACAACTTCCTGGGAGCCCATTTACGTTGATTATTAATGGGTCAGCCATAGATGTCAATGAAAGAGTTAAAGAAGCCAACAGGCTTCCATCTTGTCAAACCATTCAGCAACACGATCCATCTTGGTTAGATGGGGACTGGGTAACGCGAGACCTTGCTGGAGATGAACGTGGCACGTTGAGGAGTGGTTGGGTCCTACAACCTAGGAGATGTAGTTTCGACATATTTACGACTGATGACCTTGAGAGAGCTTCGTTGTCATCAGTGTCAAGTACCATCGTTGTTCTTGGCAGATCTACCGAGAGGGGTATATTTTTATCTTTAATAGACTTGGCGCTAAGGACGAAAGAGAAGACAAATCTCAAGGATTCAGTCCTCTGGAGATGCTGGGGTATGGAGGAAGTTCGAATCGGTAATCTAAGGTTGATATATCAGGACTTCAGAATTGAGGGCGCCAGTATGAAGCACATGAATGATAGCACACATATAAACATAACATGTCACAATGACACGAAAGTAAGTGATAACAACGACTTCTTCGGGGATGCCATTGGATTCTTTCAAGAAACTTTATTCACAGAAAAAATTCAACCGGATGTTGTAATAATGGTCGTGTTAAATGATCTCCAGTTAGAGATACTGGAAAAAACAATTCCACCACTTTGGAATGGAACGTTCTACGCATTGAATGGATTCAAAGCTCACGAAGGTTCGTTGTATACACCGAATGGAAAAGAGACTGACACAGAAAGCGCAAATGGTTTTACCCTAGATAAACGTATAAGAAATTTGAACGGTTTTAAGTTGGCAACACCTTGGAGGCACACAACTGAAGAAGCACCATTCATAATGAAGTCGATGCACTGGCATAAACCCTGCAATGACATGAACGGAAAGATTAGGGTATGCAGTAACCCAACAGAAATGATTGCTCAAATTCTTCTCGGCATTGCAATCGCACCAGATGGAAAGGACGCTTGGCTAGTTTCATTGAAAAACTGTGAATCAACTACTAGAAACGTTAGTCGAAAGATCCGATTTTGTCACGACTGTCCAAAATCACTTTTTCCTTGGCATATCAAACGAGTTCCCAATTTAAAATGTACTACTTTGAAAGGATCACTGCCAAATGTGGCCAAGAAGGATCAACAAGCATGGAAAGGGTCACTTTGTCCAAAGCATTGTATGGCGAGTAATCCAGTAGGCAAGTATGACACTCAGTCAGGGAGCGTTGATGTCAGAATTTGCACAATATTGAAGATAGATGATACTCTGTAA